A genomic region of Alnus glutinosa chromosome 11, dhAlnGlut1.1, whole genome shotgun sequence contains the following coding sequences:
- the LOC133882781 gene encoding uncharacterized protein LOC133882781 isoform X4, with amino-acid sequence MASEAAPSSSSSSAPLNEEEDLLLLHGSESGWVEARTRCDHLASLSLDLAHIPTPDTPCYRCQHPDENWLCLCCKDVLCSRFVNKHMLQHHQQSNHCLALSYSLITVKSPNIRALIFCNGGRMEKRRQIEGKKEEEKSS; translated from the exons ATGGCGAGTGAAGCTGCTccgtcttcgtcttcttcctctGCTCCACTG AATGAAGAGGAAGACTTATTGTTATTACACGGATCGGAGTCGGGTTGGGTTGAGGCTCGGACTCGGTGCGATCATCTCGCTTCCCTGTCATTGGATCTGGCTCACATCCCCACCCCCGATACTCCTTGCTACAG GTGCCAACACCCGGATGAGAATTGGTTGTGTTTATGCTGTAAGGACGTGCTCTGCAGCCGTTTTGTGAACAAGCATATGCTCCAGCATCATCAGCAGTCGAATCATTGTCTGGCCCTCAGCTACAG CCTCATCACTGTGAAATCCCCGAATATCAGAGCGCTTATATTCTGCAATGGTGGGAGGATGGAAAAGAGGAGACAAAttgaggggaaaaaagaagaagaaaaaagctcATGA
- the LOC133882781 gene encoding uncharacterized protein LOC133882781 isoform X2, with protein sequence MASEAAPSSSSSSAPLNEEEDLLLLHGSESGWVEARTRCDHLASLSLDLAHIPTPDTPCYRCQHPDENWLCLCCKDVLCSRFVNKHMLQHHQQSNHCLALSYSDLSVWCFSCDAYLDAQVILQLRPVYETAYLLKFVSFDAEEVVEFELTVDQICSKLD encoded by the exons ATGGCGAGTGAAGCTGCTccgtcttcgtcttcttcctctGCTCCACTG AATGAAGAGGAAGACTTATTGTTATTACACGGATCGGAGTCGGGTTGGGTTGAGGCTCGGACTCGGTGCGATCATCTCGCTTCCCTGTCATTGGATCTGGCTCACATCCCCACCCCCGATACTCCTTGCTACAG GTGCCAACACCCGGATGAGAATTGGTTGTGTTTATGCTGTAAGGACGTGCTCTGCAGCCGTTTTGTGAACAAGCATATGCTCCAGCATCATCAGCAGTCGAATCATTGTCTGGCCCTCAGCTACAG TGATCTGTCGGTTTGGTGTTTCTCCTGTGATGCATATTTAGATGCTCAAGTGATTCTGCAACTGCGGCCTGTTTATGAGACAGCCTACCTACTGAAATTTG TTTCCTTTGATGCAGAGGAGGTGGTGGAGTTTGAACTGACTGTGGACCAAATATGTAGCAAGCTGGATTAG
- the LOC133882781 gene encoding uncharacterized protein LOC133882781 isoform X3 produces MASEAAPSSSSSSAPLNEEEDLLLLHGSESGWVEARTRCDHLASLSLDLAHIPTPDTPCYRCQHPDENWLCLCCKDVLCSRFVNKHMLQHHQQSNHCLALSYSDLSVWCFSCDAYLDAQVILQLRPVYETAYLLKFGEAPPFRAD; encoded by the exons ATGGCGAGTGAAGCTGCTccgtcttcgtcttcttcctctGCTCCACTG AATGAAGAGGAAGACTTATTGTTATTACACGGATCGGAGTCGGGTTGGGTTGAGGCTCGGACTCGGTGCGATCATCTCGCTTCCCTGTCATTGGATCTGGCTCACATCCCCACCCCCGATACTCCTTGCTACAG GTGCCAACACCCGGATGAGAATTGGTTGTGTTTATGCTGTAAGGACGTGCTCTGCAGCCGTTTTGTGAACAAGCATATGCTCCAGCATCATCAGCAGTCGAATCATTGTCTGGCCCTCAGCTACAG TGATCTGTCGGTTTGGTGTTTCTCCTGTGATGCATATTTAGATGCTCAAGTGATTCTGCAACTGCGGCCTGTTTATGAGACAGCCTACCTACTGAAATTTGGTGAGGCACCACCGTTTCGGGCGGATTAA
- the LOC133882781 gene encoding uncharacterized protein LOC133882781 isoform X1, whose amino-acid sequence MGNGNVCCFTSETGEYRHQCIQTHPLIFLHLLAIAHDQTFFGTFRVQRSYYTEGVGIGSHGVISINVSRDCINWVKSKKGVFRVKLFFEAMMDDGDSWFPWKCVWRTQAPPRAAFFTWSAALGRILTLDNLRKRNMIIVNRCCLCKRDGESVDHILLHCDLASALWNNIFSRFGISWVMPRSVLDLAACWWKKGRVGSATSWKMVPICMFWSIWRERNLRTFENVENSLEEVIELFLHTLYGWSMAFLYPLSISFAEFLTSFSNSS is encoded by the coding sequence ATGGGCAACGGCAATGTCTGCTGCTTCACATCCGAGACAGGTGAATATCGTCACCAATGCATCCAAACTCACCCCTTGATTTTCCTTCATCTTTTGGCGATCGCACATGATCAGACCTTCTTCGGCACATTCAGGGTCCAGCGGTCCTACTATACTGAAGGCGTCGGAATTGGATCTCACGGTGTAATATCAATTAATGTTTCCAGAGATTGTATTAATTGGGTCAAGTCCAAGAAAGGTGTATTCAGGGTGAAGTTATTTTTTGAGGCTATGATGGATGATGGAGATTCTtggttcccatggaagtgtgtgtggcggacACAGGCCCCCCCGAGGGCAGCGTTCTTTACTTGGTCTGCAGCCCTAGGCAGAATTCTGACCTTGGACAACCTTAGGAAGAGGAATATGATTATTGTTaatagatgctgtctttgcaagcgggatggagaatcagtggaccatattcttttGCACTGCGATCTAGCCTCAGCTCTGTGGAATAATATCTTTTCCCGCTTTGGTATTtcatgggttatgcctagaagtgTGCTTGACCTGGCTGCCTGTTGGTGGAAGAAGGGGAGAGTAGGAAGTGCTACCTCGTGGAaaatggtgcctatttgcatgTTTTGGAGCatatggagagaaagaaaccttaggacTTTTGAGAATGTAGAAaactccctagaggaggtgatAGAGCTGtttctccataccttgtatggttggtcgatggcttttttgtaccctttatctatcagctttgctgaatttcttacTTCTTTCTCGAATTCTAGCTAG
- the LOC133880994 gene encoding uncharacterized protein LOC133880994: protein MDPSSSSESQVFVNDNKPEQNQSITFMDRDSYNAATKGKIEFFKNIADHKSLDHLLTANKNTILHIYITALNSQLESRTPIARSESTTTLNTRSESTTNFVEEILEMCSPLLWQANVKGETPLHIAARYGHDDIVKVLIKYCAQTPHQYLEGGIEPVKEMLRMTNKEKDTALHEAVRFRHLKVVTLLIETDPNFSYSANDAGETPLYIAAERGFEDVVIEILDECKSPMHGSGGPLGRTALHAAVIWGDKYEDMTTRILKQVEGISRKVDDEDWTPLHLAAYLGHSALATLLLNDDKYVAYMKDKNGRTALHIAIQQGNDDIEKTIVSSCPDCCELVDNKGWNVLHFAIIFHSHGSHLSPVEKNTHLERIIEIIRENSCLDNLLNEKNADGDAPLHYYMKKGRSAENFFGHPRLDKMAFNKKNLTAFERASGLFEFFGTKEVSEIERAKGRPPLRVITYEDNATKPAN from the exons ATGGATCCCTCTAGTTCGTCTGAATCTCAAGTATTTGTTAATGATAATAAGCCTGAGCAAAACCAAAGCATTACTTTCATGGATCGTGATTCCTACAATGCTGCAACAAAAGGCAAAATTGAGTTCTTCAAAAATATCGCCGATCATAAGTCTCTTGACCACCTACTAACCGCAAATAAAAACACAATCCTCCATATTTACATCACAGCCCTCAATTCCCAATTAGAATCAAGAACACCTATTGCAAGATCAGAATCAACAACAACCCTCAATACAAGATCGGAATCAACAACCAACTTTGTGGAAGAAATTCTTGAAATGTGTTCGCCATTGTTATGGCAAGCCAATGTCAAAGGTGAAACTCCATTGCACATTGCGGCAAGGTACGGGCATGATGACATAGTGAAAGTTCTAATCAAATATTGTGCCCAAACTCCCCATCAATACCTTGAAGGAGGGATTGAACCAGTAAAGGAAATGCTCAGGATgactaacaaagaaaaagacacGGCGTTACACGAGGCTGTACGTTTTCGTCACCTTAAGGTTGTAACATTGTTAATTGAAACAGACCCAAATTTTTCATATTCTGCTAATGATGCTGGTGAGACTCCTCTTTACATAGCTGCCGAGAGAGGGTTTGAAGACGTGGTGATCGAAATTTTAGACGAATGCAAATCACCAATGCATGGTAGCGGTGGCCCCCTTGGTAGGACGGCTTTGCATGCTGCTGTAATATGGGGTGATAAATATGAAG ATATGACCACAAGAATTCTGAAACAAGTTGAAGGTATAAGTAGAAAAGTTGACGATGAGGATTGGACTCCACTTCACTTGGCTGCATACTTGGGCCATTCAGCCTTAGCAACGCTGTTGTTGAATGATGATAAATATGTAGCATACATGAAAGACAAAAACGGTAGGACAGCTCTTCATATTGCAATTCAACAGGGTAATGATGATATAGAAAAGACCATTGTATCAAGTTGTCCAGATTGTTGCGAACTAGTTGATAACAAAGGTTGGAATGTACTCCATTTTGCTATCATTTTCCACTCCCATGGATCGCATCTTTCTCCAGTGGAAAAGAACACACATTTAGAGAGGATCATTGAAATTATCAGAGAAAATTCGTGTCTCGACAACCTTTTGAATGAGAAGAATGCCGATGGGGATGCACCTCTTCATTACTATATGAAAAAAGGTCGGTCAGCTGAGAATTTTTTTGGTCACCCTCGACTCGACAAGATggctttcaacaaaaaaaacctCACCGCGTTCGAACGTGCTTCaggtttatttgaatttttcggAACAAAAGAG GTGAGTGAAATTGAGCGTGCAAAGGGTCGACCACCTCTACGAGTAATAACTTACGAAGACAATGCCACAAAACCAGCGAACTAG